A portion of the Calothrix sp. 336/3 genome contains these proteins:
- the groES gene encoding co-chaperone GroES has translation MAAVSLSVSTVKPLGDRVFVKVSASEEKTAGGLYLPDTAKEKPQVGEVVAVGDGKVKDDGSRQSLDVKVGDKVLYSKYAGTDVKLGTDEYVLLSEKDILAIVN, from the coding sequence ATGGCAGCAGTATCTCTAAGCGTATCTACAGTTAAACCTTTAGGCGATCGCGTTTTCGTTAAAGTCAGCGCATCGGAAGAAAAGACCGCAGGTGGTCTGTATTTGCCCGACACAGCTAAGGAAAAACCTCAAGTAGGTGAAGTTGTAGCTGTGGGTGATGGCAAAGTTAAAGATGATGGTTCTCGTCAAAGCTTGGATGTGAAAGTCGGCGATAAAGTCCTGTACTCTAAGTACGCTGGCACCGACGTGAAGTTGGGAACTGATGAGTATGTATTACTTTCTGAGAAAGATATTTTGGCAATTGTCAACTAA
- a CDS encoding response regulator transcription factor, producing MELSATSATAMKEPSMKDYKRLLLIDDDPNLILLVKDYLEFRGYEVVTAENGREALEILEQDIPDMIICDVMMPEMDGYTFVEQVRQTERTSWIPVLFLSAKGQSADRVKGLNKGADVYMVKPFEPEELVAQVESSLKQTIRWKEHQAKGGENGSRIQVPFDVQLTPTELKVVQFVARGLANREIAEELNVSQRTVESHVSNMLGKTNLHNRTELARWAIENQMA from the coding sequence ATGGAACTAAGCGCGACAAGTGCCACTGCTATGAAAGAACCCAGCATGAAAGATTACAAACGACTTCTACTCATTGATGATGACCCTAACCTCATCTTGCTGGTCAAGGATTACTTAGAATTTCGGGGATACGAGGTTGTCACCGCCGAAAATGGTCGGGAAGCTCTGGAAATTTTGGAGCAGGATATTCCAGACATGATCATTTGCGATGTGATGATGCCAGAAATGGATGGGTACACGTTTGTCGAACAAGTCAGACAAACTGAGCGCACCAGTTGGATTCCCGTCCTTTTCCTGTCAGCTAAGGGACAAAGCGCCGACCGCGTGAAGGGTTTGAATAAAGGTGCTGATGTCTATATGGTTAAGCCCTTTGAACCAGAAGAATTGGTAGCACAGGTAGAATCATCCCTGAAGCAAACCATTCGCTGGAAAGAACACCAAGCCAAAGGTGGCGAAAACGGTTCCCGTATCCAAGTCCCCTTCGATGTACAACTCACCCCCACCGAACTCAAGGTTGTACAATTCGTCGCTCGTGGCTTGGCTAACCGGGAAATCGCTGAAGAACTTAATGTCAGTCAGCGCACCGTAGAAAGCCATGTTTCTAATATGCTAGGAAAAACCAATCTCCACAACCGTACTGAATTAGCACGGTGGGCGATCGAAAATCAAATGGCATAA
- the asnS gene encoding asparagine--tRNA ligase gives MVNRRIAEILRSGQAEEVIKIQGWVRTKRESKGFSFIEVNDGSSLASLQVIINQDVPDYEASLKKINTGASVEVSGVIVPSLGKGQRIELKAQTVQVYGEADPETYPLQKKRHSFEFLRTIGHLRSRTNSFGAVFRVRNACATAVHQFFQERGFMWVHTPIITASDCEGAGELFSVTSLNLKDIPRTPENNIDYSQDFFAKPTYLTVSGQLEAEVMAMAFSNVYTFGPTFRAENSNTSRHLAEFWMIEPEMAFCDLQGDMDLAEAFLKHIFKYVLEKCPEDMEFFNQRIDNTVLSTAENIIHNQFERITYTEAIKLLETADVQFEYPVSWGLDLQSEHERYLSEQLFKKPTIVTDYPAKIKAFYMRLNEDEQTVAAMDILAPKIGEIIGGSQREERLDVLERRVIAQGMQPQDLYWYLDLRRFGTVPHAGFGLGFERLVQFMTGMGNIRDVIPFPRTPQSAEF, from the coding sequence ATGGTAAATCGACGAATTGCAGAAATATTACGTAGCGGACAAGCAGAGGAAGTCATCAAAATTCAAGGTTGGGTGAGAACCAAACGAGAATCCAAAGGATTTTCTTTTATCGAAGTCAATGATGGTTCCTCCCTAGCCAGCTTACAAGTGATCATCAATCAAGACGTTCCTGACTACGAAGCTAGCTTAAAAAAAATTAATACAGGCGCATCAGTAGAAGTCAGCGGTGTTATAGTTCCTTCCCTTGGCAAAGGGCAACGTATCGAATTAAAAGCTCAGACAGTTCAAGTCTACGGCGAAGCCGACCCAGAAACCTACCCCCTCCAGAAAAAACGCCACTCCTTTGAATTTCTCCGTACCATCGGACATTTACGTAGTCGCACCAACTCCTTTGGAGCAGTATTTCGAGTTCGTAACGCTTGTGCCACAGCAGTACACCAATTTTTCCAAGAACGGGGTTTTATGTGGGTACATACCCCCATTATCACCGCTAGCGATTGTGAAGGGGCTGGAGAACTATTTAGCGTCACCAGCTTGAATTTAAAAGATATTCCCCGCACACCAGAGAATAATATCGATTACAGCCAAGACTTTTTTGCTAAACCCACCTACCTCACCGTCAGTGGACAGTTAGAAGCTGAAGTTATGGCAATGGCATTCAGTAACGTTTATACTTTTGGTCCAACATTTCGCGCAGAAAATTCTAATACTTCCCGTCACCTTGCAGAATTTTGGATGATTGAGCCAGAAATGGCATTTTGTGATTTACAGGGAGATATGGACTTAGCTGAGGCATTTCTCAAACATATTTTTAAATATGTGTTGGAAAAATGTCCCGAAGATATGGAGTTTTTTAATCAGCGTATAGATAATACAGTTTTGTCAACCGCAGAAAATATTATTCACAATCAATTTGAGCGCATCACCTACACAGAAGCCATCAAATTGCTAGAAACAGCTGATGTCCAGTTTGAATATCCTGTAAGTTGGGGCTTAGATTTACAATCGGAACATGAACGCTATTTATCAGAGCAATTATTTAAAAAGCCCACCATTGTCACCGATTACCCCGCCAAAATCAAAGCTTTTTATATGCGTTTAAACGAAGATGAGCAAACTGTGGCAGCAATGGATATTCTCGCGCCGAAAATTGGAGAAATTATCGGTGGTTCCCAACGGGAAGAACGTTTAGACGTGTTGGAAAGACGGGTAATTGCCCAGGGAATGCAGCCACAAGATTTATACTGGTATCTTGATTTGCGACGTTTTGGTACTGTTCCCCATGCTGGCTTTGGTCTGGGGTTTGAAAGATTAGTACAATTTATGACCGGGATGGGAAATATTCGAGATGTGATTCCATTTCCTAGAACACCCCAAAGTGCAGAATTTTAG
- a CDS encoding DUF6439 family protein: MSQFTQLPQNSQLNELSTLELAQALMARLTITPEDWHRLKSNRQARASEQTAAALVFLLKEQPQEALSRLEMATGWLDRSVSAPPCPSHGSK, translated from the coding sequence ATGTCTCAATTTACACAGCTACCTCAAAACAGTCAACTCAATGAATTAAGTACTTTAGAATTGGCTCAAGCTTTAATGGCAAGACTGACTATCACTCCTGAGGATTGGCATCGCCTCAAATCAAATCGTCAAGCCAGAGCTAGTGAGCAAACTGCTGCGGCTTTGGTTTTTCTACTCAAGGAGCAACCCCAGGAAGCCCTATCTCGCTTAGAAATGGCTACGGGTTGGCTGGATCGTTCTGTCTCTGCTCCACCTTGCCCAAGTCACGGCAGTAAGTAG
- a CDS encoding anti-sigma regulatory factor: MITISLRPVGRNWGTISFASTLYLCPILDLLLAEIPAKMQAELRLGLQEALVNAAKHGNNLDPSKTVVVRFSLIDNQYWWVISDQGSGFHPTCNCDTDPTEFLPPDESENGRGMSILHQIFDQVEWNRKGTELRLCKQLENRSRLSLKR, encoded by the coding sequence GTGATTACCATTTCACTTCGTCCGGTTGGACGTAATTGGGGTACAATCAGCTTCGCCTCGACACTTTATCTCTGCCCAATCTTAGACTTACTGTTGGCAGAGATTCCCGCCAAAATGCAAGCTGAACTCCGCCTAGGACTTCAAGAAGCCCTGGTAAATGCAGCCAAGCATGGCAATAATTTAGATCCTAGTAAAACTGTTGTTGTACGTTTCTCTTTGATAGATAACCAGTATTGGTGGGTAATATCGGATCAGGGGAGTGGATTTCATCCTACCTGTAATTGTGATACTGACCCCACAGAGTTTCTACCACCAGACGAATCAGAAAATGGTCGTGGGATGTCAATTTTGCATCAAATTTTTGACCAAGTTGAATGGAATCGGAAGGGAACAGAACTCAGGCTATGTAAGCAGTTGGAAAACCGTTCTCGATTATCCTTGAAAAGGTAA
- the rlmD gene encoding 23S rRNA (uracil(1939)-C(5))-methyltransferase RlmD — translation MTNWQQGELIELTIADLSDTGDGVGRWEERVVFVPDTVPGDRALVRLLHVKPTFAHAKLQEILQPSSHRIRPSCIVADKCGGCQWQHLDYAYQLQAKHNQVVQALERIGGFTNITVDPVLAASAPLGYRNKATYPVGMSRTGQVQTGYYQKGSHLLINLNQCPVQDERLNSFLREIKQDIQKHNWQIYNEELHTGNIRHLGLRIGRRTGEILLTLVVKNWHLPEIEKQAQLWLKRYPQLVGVALNCNPARTNAIFGQETRCIAGAAYLREEFAGLELQIRPDTFFQVSTETAEALLEVIQSELNLQGHEMLLDAYCGIGTLSLPLARFVKQVIGLELQDESVQQATLNAANNRIHNATFITGRVEELLPNLDCKPDIVLLDPPRKGCDRQVLETLLETKPQQIVYVSCKAATLARDLKILCQDNVYNITRVQPGDFFPQTAHVETAVFLRRSLSHQ, via the coding sequence ATGACTAATTGGCAACAAGGTGAACTAATTGAATTAACGATCGCCGATTTAAGTGACACTGGTGATGGTGTCGGTAGGTGGGAGGAACGGGTGGTTTTTGTCCCTGATACCGTACCTGGCGATCGCGCTCTTGTTCGGTTGTTGCACGTCAAACCTACCTTTGCCCACGCTAAATTGCAAGAGATATTGCAACCATCTTCCCATCGCATCCGCCCTAGCTGCATCGTGGCTGATAAATGTGGGGGTTGTCAGTGGCAACACCTGGATTATGCCTATCAATTACAAGCTAAACACAATCAGGTTGTGCAAGCTTTAGAACGTATCGGTGGTTTTACGAATATCACCGTGGATCCAGTTTTAGCAGCATCCGCTCCCCTGGGTTATCGCAACAAAGCCACCTACCCCGTAGGTATGTCTCGTACCGGACAGGTACAAACTGGTTATTACCAAAAAGGTAGCCATCTTTTAATTAATTTAAACCAATGCCCGGTACAAGATGAACGTTTAAATTCTTTTTTGAGAGAAATTAAGCAAGATATTCAAAAACACAATTGGCAGATTTACAACGAGGAACTTCATACAGGAAATATTCGTCATCTAGGTTTACGCATCGGTAGGCGCACAGGGGAAATCTTATTAACTTTGGTGGTCAAAAATTGGCATCTGCCAGAGATTGAGAAGCAAGCACAATTATGGTTGAAACGTTACCCGCAATTAGTCGGAGTCGCTCTCAATTGTAATCCAGCACGTACTAATGCCATTTTTGGGCAAGAAACACGCTGTATTGCTGGCGCTGCTTACTTGCGGGAAGAATTTGCTGGGCTAGAATTGCAAATTCGACCAGACACTTTTTTTCAGGTTTCCACAGAGACTGCGGAAGCTTTATTAGAGGTAATTCAATCGGAATTAAACCTTCAGGGTCATGAGATGTTACTTGATGCTTATTGTGGGATCGGTACTCTTTCCCTACCCTTAGCGAGGTTTGTCAAGCAGGTTATTGGTTTAGAATTACAGGATGAATCTGTGCAGCAGGCAACTTTAAATGCGGCTAATAACCGTATTCACAATGCAACTTTTATAACTGGCAGGGTAGAAGAATTACTGCCCAATCTAGATTGTAAACCAGATATAGTGTTGCTTGATCCCCCCCGTAAAGGCTGCGATCGCCAAGTGCTAGAAACTCTCTTAGAGACTAAACCTCAGCAGATTGTATATGTGAGTTGTAAGGCTGCTACTCTGGCTCGTGACTTGAAAATTCTTTGCCAAGATAATGTATATAATATCACTAGAGTTCAACCCGGTGATTTTTTCCCTCAAACAGCCCATGTGGAAACTGCTGTATTTTTGCGGCGATCGCTATCACATCAGTAA
- a CDS encoding allophycocyanin subunit alpha-B encodes MTVVSQVILKADDELRYPSSGELKSIKEFLQTGEQRVRIASTLSENEKKIVQEATKQLWQKRPDFISPGGNAYGERQRALCVRDFGWYLRLITYGILAGDKEPIETIGIIGVREMYNSLGVPVPGMVEAIGCLKRASTELLSAEDSPAAEPYFDYIIQAMS; translated from the coding sequence ATGACTGTAGTAAGCCAAGTTATTCTCAAAGCCGACGACGAACTGCGTTACCCCAGCAGTGGCGAACTTAAAAGTATCAAAGAGTTTTTGCAAACCGGTGAACAACGGGTACGCATTGCCTCCACTCTCTCAGAAAATGAAAAAAAGATAGTTCAGGAAGCTACCAAGCAACTTTGGCAGAAACGTCCTGACTTTATCTCTCCTGGGGGTAATGCTTATGGAGAGCGTCAACGTGCTTTATGCGTTCGTGATTTCGGATGGTATTTACGTCTGATTACCTACGGAATTCTTGCGGGTGATAAAGAACCGATTGAAACAATTGGTATTATTGGCGTTCGTGAAATGTATAACTCTTTGGGTGTTCCCGTACCGGGGATGGTAGAAGCTATCGGTTGCTTGAAGAGAGCATCCACTGAGCTATTGAGTGCGGAAGATTCCCCCGCAGCAGAACCATACTTTGACTACATCATCCAAGCGATGTCCTAG
- the purL gene encoding phosphoribosylformylglycinamidine synthase subunit PurL, producing MVASSNSPFSPKEIAQEGIKPAEYDEIVRRLGRHPNKAELGMFGVMWSEHCCYKNSRPLLKQFPTQGQRILVGPGENAGVVDLGAGLHLAFKIESHNHPSAIEPFQGAATGVGGILRDIFTMGARPIAVLNSLRFGSLEDSKTQRLFQGVVAGISHYGNCVGVPTVGGEVYFDPAYSGNPLVNVMALGLMETPEIVKSGAAGIGNPVLYVGSTTGRDGMGGASFASAELTDASMDDRPAVQVGDPFLEKSLIEACLEAFKTGAVVAAQDMGAAGITCSTSEMAAKGGVGIEFDLDKVPVRELEMVPYEYLLSESQERMLFVAQKGREQELIDIFHRWGLQAVVAGTVIAQPIVRILFRGKIAAEIPADALAENTPLYEREILPEPPEYARTAWEWTADSLPPATLEGISLHGQQKSWNDVLLTLLDIPTIASKRWVYRQYDQQVQNNTVILPGGADAAVLRLRPLAASDNSPTPNPSVGVAATVDCNSRYVYLDPYEGAKAVVAEAARNLSCVGAEPLAVTDNLNFGSPEKPIGYWQLASACQGLAEGCRELSTPVTGGNVSLYNETVDSQGNPQPIYPTPVVGMVGLIPDLNRVCGQAWQGEGDIIYLLGGNSGDITLGGSEYLASVHQIVAGKPPRVDFELERQVQAACREGIRQGWIASAHDCGEGGLVVALAECSIAANLGAEVILNVSANSAVRWDEVLFGEGGARIIVSVALANQHIWESYLRENLNSHWQKLGKVGTPASYLGVLTTDNQTLINVRIDDAIANFNHAIARRLKM from the coding sequence ATGGTTGCCTCCTCCAATTCTCCTTTTTCTCCCAAAGAAATTGCACAAGAAGGTATCAAACCCGCAGAATATGACGAAATAGTCCGTCGTTTAGGTCGTCATCCCAACAAAGCAGAACTAGGAATGTTTGGGGTGATGTGGTCAGAACATTGCTGTTACAAAAATTCTCGCCCACTCTTAAAACAATTTCCTACCCAAGGGCAACGTATTCTGGTTGGTCCTGGTGAAAATGCGGGTGTTGTAGACTTAGGAGCAGGATTACATCTTGCCTTCAAAATTGAATCCCATAATCACCCCTCGGCGATCGAACCATTTCAAGGTGCAGCCACTGGTGTGGGCGGGATACTGAGAGATATTTTTACTATGGGTGCGCGTCCCATTGCCGTACTCAACTCCCTCCGCTTCGGTTCTCTAGAGGATTCCAAGACTCAAAGGCTGTTCCAAGGAGTAGTGGCAGGTATCAGCCATTACGGTAATTGTGTTGGAGTCCCTACGGTAGGGGGAGAAGTCTATTTTGACCCTGCCTATTCTGGAAACCCCCTAGTTAACGTCATGGCACTAGGATTAATGGAAACACCGGAAATTGTCAAATCTGGTGCTGCGGGTATTGGCAATCCCGTACTTTATGTTGGTTCTACCACCGGAAGAGATGGGATGGGGGGTGCAAGTTTTGCCAGTGCAGAACTTACCGATGCATCCATGGACGATCGCCCAGCAGTGCAGGTTGGTGATCCCTTCCTGGAAAAATCCCTGATTGAAGCTTGTTTAGAAGCATTTAAAACTGGAGCAGTCGTAGCAGCCCAGGATATGGGAGCCGCAGGAATTACCTGTTCCACCTCGGAAATGGCAGCCAAAGGTGGTGTGGGAATTGAATTTGATTTAGATAAAGTACCTGTGCGGGAATTGGAAATGGTTCCCTACGAATACTTGCTCTCAGAATCCCAGGAAAGAATGCTATTTGTAGCCCAAAAAGGACGGGAGCAGGAACTCATAGATATCTTCCACCGTTGGGGACTGCAAGCAGTGGTTGCAGGTACGGTAATTGCTCAACCTATCGTGAGAATTTTATTCCGAGGCAAAATAGCAGCAGAAATTCCTGCCGATGCTCTAGCAGAAAACACTCCCCTCTACGAACGGGAAATCCTCCCCGAACCCCCAGAATACGCGCGTACAGCCTGGGAATGGACAGCAGATAGTCTCCCCCCTGCCACCCTGGAGGGAATTAGTCTCCATGGACAGCAAAAATCTTGGAATGATGTACTCCTAACCCTCCTAGATATACCCACCATCGCTTCTAAACGTTGGGTATATCGTCAGTATGACCAGCAAGTGCAGAATAATACTGTAATCTTGCCAGGAGGTGCCGATGCGGCGGTGCTGCGTTTACGTCCCCTAGCAGCATCGGATAATTCTCCTACTCCTAACCCTTCAGTTGGTGTTGCTGCCACCGTTGATTGTAATTCTCGCTATGTCTACCTTGACCCCTACGAAGGAGCTAAGGCAGTGGTTGCAGAAGCTGCCCGTAATTTATCCTGTGTGGGCGCAGAACCCCTAGCAGTCACAGATAACCTCAATTTTGGTAGTCCGGAAAAACCCATCGGTTACTGGCAATTAGCGTCCGCTTGTCAGGGTTTGGCAGAGGGGTGTAGGGAATTGTCTACCCCTGTGACAGGTGGTAATGTTTCCCTATATAACGAGACTGTTGATTCCCAAGGTAATCCCCAACCGATTTATCCTACCCCTGTTGTGGGGATGGTGGGTTTAATCCCGGATTTAAATCGGGTTTGTGGACAAGCTTGGCAAGGGGAAGGGGATATTATTTATCTCTTGGGGGGAAACTCTGGTGATATTACCCTGGGAGGTTCGGAATATTTAGCCAGTGTTCATCAAATTGTTGCGGGTAAACCCCCACGGGTAGATTTTGAGTTGGAAAGACAGGTACAAGCAGCTTGTCGGGAAGGAATTCGCCAAGGATGGATAGCTTCTGCTCACGATTGTGGGGAGGGTGGTTTAGTTGTTGCTTTGGCTGAATGTTCTATTGCTGCCAATCTTGGTGCGGAAGTTATCCTCAATGTTTCTGCAAATTCTGCCGTACGTTGGGATGAAGTTCTATTTGGCGAAGGGGGAGCGAGAATTATTGTTTCTGTCGCGTTAGCAAATCAACACATCTGGGAATCATACTTAAGGGAAAATTTAAATTCTCATTGGCAAAAACTTGGTAAGGTAGGAACTCCCGCCAGTTATTTAGGGGTTTTAACTACTGATAATCAAACCTTAATCAACGTTAGGATTGATGATGCGATCGCCAACTTTAACCATGCCATTGCCAGACGACTCAAAATGTAA
- the purF gene encoding amidophosphoribosyltransferase, which translates to MIPHHPTASDDYAQTDDYSNNLENRPDKPEEACGVFGIYAPGEDIAKLTYFGLFALQHRGQESAGIATFDGEQVHLHKDMGLVSQVFNENILQELPGNIGVGHTRYSTTGSSRKVNAQPAVVDSRLGKVALAHNGNLVNTVQLRQELLETNCNLVTTTDSEMIAFAIAEAVNSGLDWLEGAIQAFHRCQGAFSLVIGTPQGIMGTRDAHGVRPLVIGTLGENPMRYVLASETCGLDIIGAEYLRDVEPGELVWITEAGLASYHWSKEPQKKLCIFEMIYFARPDSIMHNETLYSYRMRLGRKLAEESAVEADIVFGVPDSGIPAAIGFSQISGIPFGEGLIKNRYVGRTFIQPTQSMREAGLRMKLNPLKDVLAGKRVVIVDDSIVRGTTSRKLVKTLRDAGAREVHMRISSPPVTHPCFYGIDTDTQDQLIAATKSVAEIAEQLGVDSLAYLSWEGMLIATQEDTSHFCSACFNGDYPIPIPEQVKRSKLILEKAVR; encoded by the coding sequence ATGATTCCCCATCATCCCACTGCCTCGGATGACTACGCCCAGACTGATGACTATAGCAATAATCTGGAAAACCGTCCAGACAAGCCAGAAGAAGCTTGCGGTGTTTTCGGTATCTATGCACCCGGAGAGGATATCGCCAAACTGACCTATTTTGGATTATTTGCCCTGCAACACCGAGGTCAAGAATCGGCTGGTATTGCCACTTTTGATGGTGAACAAGTCCACCTACACAAAGATATGGGACTAGTATCCCAGGTCTTTAATGAAAATATTCTCCAAGAATTACCCGGTAATATTGGTGTTGGTCACACCCGTTACTCTACCACTGGTTCGAGCCGCAAAGTTAATGCCCAACCTGCTGTCGTTGATTCTCGTCTGGGAAAAGTTGCTCTAGCACATAATGGAAATTTAGTCAATACCGTGCAACTGCGCCAGGAATTGCTAGAAACGAACTGTAACTTAGTTACAACCACAGATTCGGAGATGATTGCCTTTGCGATCGCCGAAGCGGTGAATTCCGGTTTAGACTGGCTAGAGGGAGCTATTCAAGCTTTCCACCGTTGTCAAGGAGCTTTTAGCTTGGTGATTGGCACACCCCAGGGAATTATGGGAACCCGTGATGCTCATGGTGTACGTCCCTTAGTTATTGGGACTTTAGGGGAAAATCCGATGCGTTATGTTCTGGCTTCGGAAACCTGTGGATTAGATATTATTGGTGCAGAATATCTACGGGATGTAGAACCAGGGGAACTAGTTTGGATTACAGAAGCGGGATTAGCTTCCTACCATTGGAGCAAAGAACCTCAGAAGAAACTTTGCATTTTTGAGATGATATATTTTGCTCGTCCTGATAGCATCATGCACAACGAAACATTATACAGCTATCGGATGCGCTTAGGACGAAAATTGGCAGAAGAATCGGCTGTCGAAGCGGATATTGTGTTTGGTGTACCGGATTCCGGAATTCCTGCGGCGATTGGTTTTTCTCAAATTTCTGGTATTCCCTTTGGTGAAGGGTTAATTAAAAATCGCTACGTGGGACGTACTTTCATCCAACCCACCCAATCGATGCGGGAAGCGGGATTGCGGATGAAATTAAATCCTCTCAAGGATGTACTGGCAGGAAAACGAGTTGTCATTGTTGATGATTCTATCGTTCGAGGAACCACCAGCCGCAAACTGGTAAAAACTCTCCGAGATGCAGGAGCAAGGGAAGTGCATATGCGGATATCTTCCCCCCCTGTGACTCATCCCTGTTTTTATGGTATAGATACAGACACCCAAGACCAACTAATTGCTGCGACTAAATCTGTCGCGGAAATCGCTGAACAGCTAGGAGTAGATAGTCTAGCCTATTTGAGTTGGGAAGGAATGTTAATTGCTACCCAGGAAGATACGAGTCACTTCTGTTCTGCTTGCTTCAATGGTGATTATCCTATACCCATTCCCGAACAGGTGAAACGTTCTAAGTTAATCTTAGAAAAAGCTGTGCGGTAA
- a CDS encoding YkvA family protein — MRKKFITQVLQDWLKKVLRHPQYRWLAIVTALLYLVSPLDILPDAIPLLGWIDDGVIASLVIAEVSQIFMDKMKNRQKNPVAEADFHQSTDTVIDVDAVSVR, encoded by the coding sequence ATGAGAAAGAAATTTATCACCCAAGTATTGCAAGATTGGTTAAAAAAAGTTTTGCGTCATCCTCAATATCGCTGGTTGGCAATTGTCACAGCATTACTCTATTTAGTTAGTCCGTTAGATATTTTACCTGATGCTATACCACTTTTAGGTTGGATTGATGACGGAGTAATTGCAAGTTTGGTGATTGCAGAAGTTTCCCAAATTTTCATGGATAAGATGAAAAATCGCCAGAAAAATCCTGTTGCCGAAGCTGATTTTCATCAGTCTACAGATACAGTCATTGACGTTGATGCTGTCTCTGTGAGGTAA
- a CDS encoding M23 family metallopeptidase — protein sequence MNRVTFFRNCSYGLLSLLTISIIVISDTSAWTQTARNQTVISRNSSSQLKLIWPTQGIISQGFHPNHEGIDIAGPAGTPVVAAAPGRVYQAGWSDWGGGNLIIIQHPNRYFTVYAHNRRLLVQEGQQVEQGQIIAEMGSTGKSTGPHLHFEVRPTVQQAINPIATLPPLQGGKIPALQIASAKSTNRPVSNFSRATPQSTTTWQQTSIGQPIPIPVNPPLGNTLNAPQWSNSPESPRVDVSCHGTTVINGETTKSLVRICRENGQYFYIGTLKQLPEQAVKLQAWNVGKDLYRADNGSYSYVVNPKGVDIFRNQTHLRSESFVTSRVYGS from the coding sequence ATGAATAGAGTTACCTTTTTCCGGAATTGCTCCTACGGCTTACTTTCTTTACTTACTATCAGTATAATCGTTATTTCTGATACTTCTGCATGGACACAAACTGCCCGAAATCAAACAGTAATTTCACGTAATTCTTCTTCTCAACTGAAATTAATTTGGCCCACCCAGGGAATTATTTCCCAAGGTTTTCATCCTAACCATGAAGGAATTGATATTGCAGGTCCTGCAGGGACTCCCGTCGTTGCAGCTGCGCCTGGTAGAGTCTATCAAGCTGGTTGGAGTGATTGGGGAGGAGGAAATCTGATCATCATTCAACACCCTAATCGGTATTTTACAGTCTATGCCCATAATCGCCGTCTTTTGGTGCAGGAGGGACAACAGGTAGAGCAGGGGCAAATTATTGCAGAGATGGGTTCTACAGGCAAAAGTACTGGACCCCATTTACATTTTGAGGTACGTCCGACTGTTCAACAAGCAATTAATCCCATTGCCACCTTACCACCTCTCCAAGGGGGTAAAATTCCCGCTTTGCAAATTGCTTCTGCTAAGTCTACTAACCGTCCCGTAAGTAATTTCTCCCGCGCAACACCACAAAGCACGACCACCTGGCAACAAACTTCTATCGGTCAACCTATTCCGATTCCGGTGAATCCACCTTTGGGTAATACCCTGAATGCTCCCCAATGGTCAAATTCGCCAGAATCTCCTAGAGTCGATGTTAGTTGTCATGGAACGACCGTAATTAATGGAGAAACGACCAAATCTCTTGTGAGGATTTGTCGGGAGAATGGTCAATACTTCTATATTGGTACATTGAAACAGCTTCCAGAGCAGGCTGTAAAGCTACAAGCTTGGAACGTTGGTAAAGACCTGTACCGTGCAGACAATGGTAGCTATTCATACGTAGTTAATCCTAAAGGCGTAGATATTTTCCGCAATCAAACCCATCTACGTTCAGAAAGCTTTGTGACTTCCAGGGTGTACGGTAGCTAG